A single region of the Manihot esculenta cultivar AM560-2 chromosome 12, M.esculenta_v8, whole genome shotgun sequence genome encodes:
- the LOC110628210 gene encoding auxin-responsive protein IAA9 isoform X1, protein MSPPLLGLEEEGQSDISLVASSTSIDCIPQNGCGLKERNYLGLSDCSSVDSSAVPSLSEENKNNLNLKATELRLGLPGSQSPQREDFSLLSTGKLDEKLLFPMLPLKDGIGSSSQKHIVSGNKRGFSDTMDGFSEVKGSLYSEKNWLFHSAGTESDSPQSMGHGKFPASSGINVRLPSRPAGAQSAMMKEVSQKGLNDQSQAANGANLNQTSSPNNSSSAPAAKAQVVGWPPVKSFMKNTLVTSSKNNDEVDGKPGPGTLFVKVSMDGAPYLRKVDLRTYSTYQELSCALEKMFSCFTIGQCGSHGVPGKEKLSESKLRDLLNGSEYVLTYEDKDGDWMLVGDVPWEMFIDTCKRLKIMKSSEAIGLGQPSSQDSGFVLLSKLQDRVTGMGVIDPLRL, encoded by the exons ATGTCTCCACCTCTGCTGGGTCTTGAGGAAGAGGGGCAGAGCGATATTTCTTTAGTGGCCTCTTCGACATCCATTGATTGTATCCCTCAGAATGGCTGTGGTTTGAAAGAACGTAACTATCTGGGTTTGTCAGATTGCTCTTCAGTTGACAGCTCTGCTGTCCCAAGCTTATCTGAGGAGAATAAGAATAATCTAAATTTGAAGGCTACTGAGTTGAGGCTTGGTCTTCCTGGATCTCAATCTCCTCAAAGAGAAGATTTTTCCTTGCTGAGTACAGGGAAACTTGATGAGAAGCTGCTGTTTCCGATGCTTCCTTTGAAGGATGGAATTGGCTCATCATCACAGAAGCATATTGTTTCAGGCAACAAAAGAGGATTTTCTGACACTATGGATGGATTTTCGGAGGTTAAGGGTTCTTTGTATTCGGAAAAGAATTGGCTGTTTCACTCTGCTGGGACCGAGTCTGACTCTCCACAATCTATGGGTCATGGGAAGTTTCCTGCTAGTTCTGGGATAAATGTTAGGCTACCATCTAGACCTGCTGGGGCTCAATCAGCCATGATGAAAGAGGTGTCACAGAAAGGGTTAAATGACCAGTCTCAGGCTGCCAATGGAGCCAACCTGAATCAGACTAGTAGTCCTAACAACAGCAGCAGTGCCCCTGCTGCCAA GGCACAGGTTGTTGGCTGGCCCCCAGTTAAGTCATTTATGAAGAACACATTAGTCACCTCTTCAAAGAACAATGATGAAGTTGATGGAAAACCTGGTCCTGGTACTCTTTTTGTCAAGGTCAGCATGGATGGTGCTCCTTATTTGAGGAAGGTAGATCTTAGAACCTACTCCACTTATCAAGAACTCTCGTGTGCTCTTGAGAAGATGTTCAGCTGTTTTACTATAG GTCAATGTGGATCTCATGGAGTTCCTGGGAAGGAAAAGCTAAGTGAGAGTAAGTTGAGGGATCTTTTGAATGGATCAGAATATGTGCTTACATATGAGGATAAGGATGGTGACTGGATGCTTGTAGGGGATGTACCATGGGA GATGTTTATTGACACATgcaagagattaaagataatgAAGAGCTCTGAGGCGATTGGCTTAG
- the LOC110628210 gene encoding auxin-responsive protein IAA9 isoform X2: MSPPLLGLEEEGQSDISLVASSTSIDCIPQNGCGLKERNYLGLSDCSSVDSSAVPSLSEENKNNLNLKATELRLGLPGSQSPQREDFSLLSTGKLDEKLLFPMLPLKDGIGSSSQKHIVSGNKRGFSDTMDGFSEVKGSLYSEKNWLFHSAGTESDSPQSMGHGKFPASSGINVRLPSRPAGAQSAMMKEVSQKGLNDQSQAANGANLNQTSSPNNSSSAPAAKAQVVGWPPVKSFMKNTLVTSSKNNDEVDGKPGPGTLFVKVSMDGAPYLRKVDLRTYSTYQELSCALEKMFSCFTIGQCGSHGVPGKEKLSESKLRDLLNGSEYVLTYEDKDGDWMLVGDVPWEMFIDTCKRLKIMKSSEAIGLAPRVMEKSKMKA, translated from the exons ATGTCTCCACCTCTGCTGGGTCTTGAGGAAGAGGGGCAGAGCGATATTTCTTTAGTGGCCTCTTCGACATCCATTGATTGTATCCCTCAGAATGGCTGTGGTTTGAAAGAACGTAACTATCTGGGTTTGTCAGATTGCTCTTCAGTTGACAGCTCTGCTGTCCCAAGCTTATCTGAGGAGAATAAGAATAATCTAAATTTGAAGGCTACTGAGTTGAGGCTTGGTCTTCCTGGATCTCAATCTCCTCAAAGAGAAGATTTTTCCTTGCTGAGTACAGGGAAACTTGATGAGAAGCTGCTGTTTCCGATGCTTCCTTTGAAGGATGGAATTGGCTCATCATCACAGAAGCATATTGTTTCAGGCAACAAAAGAGGATTTTCTGACACTATGGATGGATTTTCGGAGGTTAAGGGTTCTTTGTATTCGGAAAAGAATTGGCTGTTTCACTCTGCTGGGACCGAGTCTGACTCTCCACAATCTATGGGTCATGGGAAGTTTCCTGCTAGTTCTGGGATAAATGTTAGGCTACCATCTAGACCTGCTGGGGCTCAATCAGCCATGATGAAAGAGGTGTCACAGAAAGGGTTAAATGACCAGTCTCAGGCTGCCAATGGAGCCAACCTGAATCAGACTAGTAGTCCTAACAACAGCAGCAGTGCCCCTGCTGCCAA GGCACAGGTTGTTGGCTGGCCCCCAGTTAAGTCATTTATGAAGAACACATTAGTCACCTCTTCAAAGAACAATGATGAAGTTGATGGAAAACCTGGTCCTGGTACTCTTTTTGTCAAGGTCAGCATGGATGGTGCTCCTTATTTGAGGAAGGTAGATCTTAGAACCTACTCCACTTATCAAGAACTCTCGTGTGCTCTTGAGAAGATGTTCAGCTGTTTTACTATAG GTCAATGTGGATCTCATGGAGTTCCTGGGAAGGAAAAGCTAAGTGAGAGTAAGTTGAGGGATCTTTTGAATGGATCAGAATATGTGCTTACATATGAGGATAAGGATGGTGACTGGATGCTTGTAGGGGATGTACCATGGGA GATGTTTATTGACACATgcaagagattaaagataatgAAGAGCTCTGAGGCGATTGGCTTAG